The following proteins are encoded in a genomic region of Arachis ipaensis cultivar K30076 chromosome B02, Araip1.1, whole genome shotgun sequence:
- the LOC107627706 gene encoding uncharacterized protein At2g29880 — MKTLKDHFAETYDLFHHLSEFAWNPVTRNFEAEEEVWQDFIKEKPQAEKWKKMQIKHYDTLKELFGADRATDKGATTSREIIQEIARDHIDLNDSFENVGFSDIDVNMGHDTLTFPANLDSPSGPHSQLNQLGGTSTSRRTKRKSPMNAFLEAQYEKVALGITTMADAGKEGTYLSSKLHDVAQRQDESAERQASVVERQVSIAEKQVSLIERQVAIAEKWLAIMQQSRPRLYSESNV, encoded by the exons atgaagacatTGAAAGATCATTTTGCTGAGACATATGACTTATTTCATCACTTAAGTGAATTTGCATGGAATCCTGTAACTAGAAACTTTGAAGCTGAAGAGGAAGTTTGGCAAGACTTCATTAAG GAGAAACCACAAgcagaaaaatggaaaaaaatgcaAATTAAGCATTATGATACTTTGAAGGAGTTGTTCGGAGCTGATAGAGCTACTGATAAAGGGGCTACTACGTCACGAGAAATAATTCAAGAAATTGCTAGAGATCACATTGATTTGAATGACTCATTTGAAAACGTTGGATTTTCTGACATAGATGTTAATATGGGACATGATACCCTAACATTTCCTGCTAATTTAGATTCACCAAGTGGTCCTCATAGTCAACTAAATCAATTAGGTGGGACTTCAACGTCAAGAAGAACAAAGCGTAAGTCTCCTATGAATGCTTTTTTGGAGGCACAATATGAGAAAGTTGCTTTGGGAATTACTACCATGGCCGATGCTGGCAAAGAGGGTACTTATCTGTCTAGCAAGCTACATGATGTAGCTCAGAGGCAGGATGAATCAGCTGAGAGACAAGCTTCTGTGGTTGAGAGGCAAGTTTCGATTGCCGAAAAGCAAGTCTCGTTAATTGAAAGACAAGTTGCAATTGCTGAAAAATGGTTGGCTATTATGCAACAAAGTAGGCCTCGCCTTTATAGCGAATCAAATGTATGA
- the LOC107625790 gene encoding pentatricopeptide repeat-containing protein At3g12770 — MYKLVGQNTALEFNIATFSYAWFVPLSYIHLTHAIAKPMIPSKLIHNASRHLQYASFNQSPPSIFFRFSSLLHQFSNTLFHVKSIHAQIIINGVYNESFLVVKLIKAYSGLGFFGIARKVFDQCSHPETFLCNAMMAGYLRNQQCKEVPILFKMMGSCHIDINSYTCMFALKACTSLLDFQMGMEVVRDAVAEGLHLHPIVGSSVINFWVKFGKLGDARAVFDEMPERDVVCWNSMIGGYVQWQCFTEAIRMFLEMINCGIRPSRVTMASLLKVCGESGLRKFGRCLHSCVLVCGMGNDVFVLTSLVDMYSKIGETNSASLVFNSMCSRTLVSWNAMISGYVQNGMVHESFALFSRLVQIGAGFDSGTLVSLIQGCCLTSNLRSGKSIHSYIIRKGFEPNLVLSTAIVDMYCKCGATKQAITVFRRMDTRNVITWTALLVGLSQNGYAEDALKLFCQMQEENVAANSVTLVSLVHCCTHLGSLKKGRSIHAHFIRHGYTLDAINISALIDMYAKCGKIHSAKKLFNNGFPFKDSILCNSMIMGYGMHGYGHQALGVFGRMIEEGVKPNQTTFISLLTACSHSGLVEEGKTLFHSMERDHGIKPSDKHYACLVDLLSRAGHLEEADTLVKQMPFEPSTDVLEALLSGCRTHKNINMGIQMADRLLSLNDLNSGIYVMLSNIYAEARRWDAVNHIRGLMRTRGLKKTPAYSLIEVGNELHTFFAGDDSHPKWEDIHQLLENLRIEVEACGYVPDTSCVLRDVNEEMKVKLLWGHSERLAIAFGLLSTPYGSLIRITKNLRVCVDCHNVTKYISRIVKREIIVRDANRFHHFVDGQCSCNDYW; from the coding sequence ATGTATAAATTGGTTGGCCAAAACACAGCTCTAGAATTCAATATCGCTACCTTCTCATATGCATGGTTTGTGCCTTTATCATATATTCACCTCACACATGCAATTGCCAAGCCCATGATACCCTCCAAGCTTATTCACAATGCTTCTCGTCATCTTCAATATGCCTCATTCAACCAATCACCTCCTTCCATTTTCTTCAGATTCTCCTCATTGTTGCATCAATTCTCTAACACCCTTTTCCATGTTAAGTCCATCCACGCTCAGATCATTATTAACGGTGTGTACAATGAAAGCTTTCTAGTTGTAAAACTTATCAAGGCATACTCTGGTTTGGGTTTCTTTGGCATTGCCCGCAAGGTGTTCGATCAATGTTCTCACCCGGAAACCTTTCTTTGTAATGCCATGATGGCTGGGTATTTAAGAAACCAACAGTGTAAGGAGGTTCCTATTTTGTTTAAAATGATGGGGTCTTGTCATATAGATATCAACAGTTATACTTGTATGTTTGCTCTCAAGGCCTGCACCAGTTTGTTGGATTTTCAGATGGGGATGGAAGTTGTTAGGGATGCTGTTGCAGAGGGATTACATTTGCATCCAATTGTAGGGAGTTCGGTTATAAATTTCTGGGTGAAGTTTGGGAAACTTGGTGATGCTAGAGCAGTCTTTGATGAGATGCCCGAAAGAGATGTTGTTTGTTGGAACTCAATGATCGGGGGTTATGTGCAGTGGCAGTGCTTTACCGAGGCGATTCGGATGTTCCTTGAGATGATTAATTGCGGAATAAGGCCGAGTCGTGTGACAATGGCAAGCTTACTCAAGGTGTGTGGAGAAAGTGGACTAAGAAAATTTGGAAGATGTCTTCACAGTTGTGTCCTTGTGTGTGGCATGGGCAACGATGTGTTTGTGCTGACTTCTTTAGTTGACATGTATAGTAAGATAGGTGAAACTAATAGTGCTTCGTTGGTTTTCAATAGTATGTGCAGTAGAACTTTGGTTTCATGGAATGCTATGATTTCAGGATATGTTCAAAATGGTATGGTACATGAATCTTTTGCTCTTTTTAGCAGACTAGTTCAAATTGGTGCTGGGTTTGATTCAGGAACCTTAGTGAGCCTTATTCAGGGATGTTGTCTTACATCTAACCTGAGAAGTGGAAAATCCATCCATTCCTATATCATTAGAAAAGGATTTGAACCGAATCTAGTTTTGTCCACTGCAATTGTTGACATGTATTGTAAATGTGGTGCCACAAAGCAGGCAATTACTGTTTTCAGAAGAATGGATACAAGGAATGTAATTACTTGGACTGCTTTGCTGGTAGGTTTATCCCAAAATGGCTATGCAGAGGATGCGCTGAAATTGTTTTGTCAGATGCAAGAAGAAAATGTGGCTGCCAATTCTGTGACTCTTGTTAGTCTAGTACATTGTTGCACCCACCTAGGATCTCTCAAGAAAGGTAGGAGCATCCATGCTCATTTTATCCGACATGGTTACACCCTTGATGCAATTAATATATCAGCTTTGATAGATATGTATGCCAAGTGTGGAAAAATCCACTCAGCTAAGAAATTATTCAACAACGGATTCCCTTTTAAAGATAGTATATTGTGCAACTCAATGATTATGGGTTATGGAATGCATGGCTATGGACATCAAGCTCTTGGTGTCTTTGGCAGAATGATAGAGGAGGGAGTCAAACCAAATCAAACTACATTTATTTCACTCCTAACGGCTTGCAGTCACTCAGGCCTTGTTGAAGAAGGTAAAACTTTGTTCCACAGTATGGAAAGAGATCATGGCATCAAGCCTAGTGACAAACACTATGCTTGCCTCGTTGATCTTCTTAGTCGAGCAGGCCATCTCGAGGAAGCAGACACATTGGTGAAACAAATGCCTTTCGAACCAAGCACTGATGTGCTTGAAGCTTTGCTCAGTGGTTGCAGAACTCATAAGAATATCAATATGGGGATACAAATGGCAGATAGATTACTTTCTTTAAATGATTTAAACTCTGGAATTTATGTCATGTTATCAAACATATATGCCGAAGCAAGACGATGGGACGCAGTGAATCACATAAGAGGCCTCATGAGGACAAGGGgactgaagaaaacacctgcttATAGTTTGATTGAAGTAGGAAATGAACTTCACACATTTTTTGCTGGTGATGATTCACATCCTAAGTGGGAAGATATTCATCAATTGTTGGAAAACTTGAGGATTGAGGTGGAGGCTTGTGGCTATGTTCCTGATACTAGTTGTGTGCTTCGTGATGTGAATGAGGAAATGAAGGTTAAGTTGCTTTGGGGGCATAGTGAGAGATTAGCTATTGCATTTGGTCTTTTGAGCACACCATATGGAAGCTTGATTAGGATCACAAAAAACCTTCGTGTCTGTGTTGATTGTCATAATGTTACCAAATACATATCAAGAATAGTTAAGAGGGAAATTATTGTAAGGGATGCTAATCGTTTCCATCACTTTGTTGATGGCCAATGCTCCTGTAATGATTACTGGTGA
- the LOC107625789 gene encoding BAG family molecular chaperone regulator 4 isoform X2, with the protein MQPSSAFCQTPASLSMDTNAPNLATAGTPDDGGGPEIKVNVSHGPSHHEVHLPAQSTFGDLKKLLVHKTGLEPEQQRLFFRGIEKDDKQHLHQEGVKDKSKLLLLEGTASKEKKLEEARKQNEMSKASEAVAGVRAEVDKLSNRVSALEAAINGGNKASEKEFLVLTELLMKQLLKLDTIEAEGESKLQRKAEAEHKPFHPSTGTSCAELGRYPRCSKGTKCQPF; encoded by the exons ATGCAACCCTCCTCTGCGTTTTGCCAAACACCCGCTTCGCTTTCCATGGACACCAACGCCCCAAATCTTGCCACCGCCGGAACCCCTGACGACGGCGGCGGGCCCGAAATCAAAGTCAACGTTTCCCATGGTCCCTCTCACCACGAGGTCCACCTTCCAGCCCAATCAACTTTCG GGGATCTCAAGAAATTGCTTGTGCATAAAACTGGTTTAGAGCCTGAACAGCAACGACTTTTCTTTAGAGGAATAGAAAAGGATGATAAACAACACTTGCACCAGGAAGGTGTGAAGGACAAGTccaagcttttgcttttggaaGGTACTGCTAGCAAAGAGAAGAAACTTGAGGAAGCCAGAAAACAAAATGAGATGTCAAAAGCTTCTGAAGCTGTTGCTGGAGTTAGAGCTGAGGTGGACAAGCTTTCCAATAGG GTGAGTGCCCTGGAAGCGGCTATTAATGGGGGGAACAAGGCTTCTGAGAAAGAGTTTCTTGTGTTGACGGAGTTGCTTATGAAGCAATTGCTGAAGCTGGATACTATTGAGGCTGAAGGTGAATCGAAGTTGCAGAGAAAAGCTGAG GCTGAACATAAGCCTTTCCACCCGTCAACAGGTACGTCGTGTGCAGAGCTTGGTCGATACCCTAGATGCTCTAAAGGCACGAAATGCCAACCCTTTTAG
- the LOC107625789 gene encoding BAG family molecular chaperone regulator 4 isoform X1: MQPSSAFCQTPASLSMDTNAPNLATAGTPDDGGGPEIKVNVSHGPSHHEVHLPAQSTFGDLKKLLVHKTGLEPEQQRLFFRGIEKDDKQHLHQEGVKDKSKLLLLEGTASKEKKLEEARKQNEMSKASEAVAGVRAEVDKLSNRVSALEAAINGGNKASEKEFLVLTELLMKQLLKLDTIEAEGESKLQRKAEVRRVQSLVDTLDALKARNANPFSSSDNGVKVTTQWETFDSEMGNSNAPPSTSSSTKVTEDWERFD; encoded by the exons ATGCAACCCTCCTCTGCGTTTTGCCAAACACCCGCTTCGCTTTCCATGGACACCAACGCCCCAAATCTTGCCACCGCCGGAACCCCTGACGACGGCGGCGGGCCCGAAATCAAAGTCAACGTTTCCCATGGTCCCTCTCACCACGAGGTCCACCTTCCAGCCCAATCAACTTTCG GGGATCTCAAGAAATTGCTTGTGCATAAAACTGGTTTAGAGCCTGAACAGCAACGACTTTTCTTTAGAGGAATAGAAAAGGATGATAAACAACACTTGCACCAGGAAGGTGTGAAGGACAAGTccaagcttttgcttttggaaGGTACTGCTAGCAAAGAGAAGAAACTTGAGGAAGCCAGAAAACAAAATGAGATGTCAAAAGCTTCTGAAGCTGTTGCTGGAGTTAGAGCTGAGGTGGACAAGCTTTCCAATAGG GTGAGTGCCCTGGAAGCGGCTATTAATGGGGGGAACAAGGCTTCTGAGAAAGAGTTTCTTGTGTTGACGGAGTTGCTTATGAAGCAATTGCTGAAGCTGGATACTATTGAGGCTGAAGGTGAATCGAAGTTGCAGAGAAAAGCTGAG GTACGTCGTGTGCAGAGCTTGGTCGATACCCTAGATGCTCTAAAGGCACGAAATGCCAACCCTTTTAGCAGCAGTGACAATGGTGTGAAAGTTACAACCCAATGGGAGACCTTTGACTCCGAAATGGGAAACTCTAATGCCCCACCTTCAACATCATCTTCTACTAAAGTAACTGAAGACTGGGAACGGTTCGATTAG